A region of Vitis vinifera cultivar Pinot Noir 40024 chromosome 13, ASM3070453v1 DNA encodes the following proteins:
- the LOC100241094 gene encoding adenosine kinase 2 gives MAYEGILLGMGNPLLDISSVVDEEFLQKYDIKLNNAILAEDKHLPMYDEMASKYNVEYIAGGATQNSIRVCQWMLQIPGATSYMGCIGKDKFGEEMKKNSKLAGVNVHYREDETAPTGTCAVCVVGGERSLIANLSAANCYKSEHLKRPENWALVEKAKYFYIAGFFLTVSPESILLVAEHAAANNKVFMMNLSAPFICEFFKDQQEKALPYMDYVFGNETEARTFAKVHGWETDNVEEIAIKISQWPKASGTHKRITVITQGADPVVVAEDGKVKSFPVILLPKEKLVDTNGAGDAFVGGFLSQLVQEKPIEECVRAGCYASHVIIQRSGCTYPEKPDFS, from the exons ATGGCTTACGAAGGAATCCTCCTGGGCATGGGCAACCCCCTGCTCGACATTTCTTCTGTCGTCGACGAAGAATTCCTTCAAAA ATATGACATCAAGTTGAATAATGCTATTCTTGCTGAGGACAAACACTTGCCCAT GTACGATGAAATGGCTAGCAAGTATAATGTGGAGTATATTGCTGGAG GTGCTACTCAAAATTCGATTAGAGTTTGCCAG TGGATGCTTCAAATCCCTGGAGCAACAAGCTATATGGGATGCATTGGAAAGGACAAGTTTGGGgaggaaatgaagaaaaactcAAAACTTGCTGGTGTTAAC GTTCACTATCGTGAGGATGAGACTGCACCAACTGGTACATGTGCAGTTTGCGTTGTTGGTGGCGAGAG GTCACTCATTGCCAACTTATCGGCTGCAAATTGCTACAAGTCTGAACATTTGAAGAGGCCTGAAAACTGGGCACTag TTGAAAAGGCCAAATATTTCTATATTGCTGGTTTTTTCCTGACTGTGTCCCCTGAATCAATTCTACTCGTAGCTGAACATGCAGCTGCAAACAATAAG GTCTTCATGATGAACCTTTCTGCTCCATTCATCTGTGAATTCTTCAAGGATCAACAGGAGAAAGCTCTACC GTACATGGATTATGTATTTGGGAATGAAACGGAAGCAAGAACCTTTGCCAAGGTTCATGGCTGGGAG ACTGATAATGTTGAGGAGATTGCaataaaaatatctcaatgGCCAAAAGCATCAGGGACACACAAGAGAATTACTGTGATCACTCAAGGTGCAGATCCTGTTGTAGTTGCAGAGGATGGAAAAGTGAAGTCATTCCCTGTGATCTTGTTACCCAAGGAGAAGCTGGTTGATACCAATGGAGCAG GCGATGCATTCGTTGGAGGATTTTTGTCTCAGTTGGTTCAAGAGAAGCCGATTGAAGAATGTGTGAGAGCTGGTTGCTATGCTTCACATGTTATAATCCAAAGGTCTGGCTGCACCTACCCAGAGAAGCCCGACTTCAGTTAG